Below is a window of Staphylococcus succinus DNA.
CAAAAAGCGGCGTTTGATCTTTAAGATAACGTTCATTAACTAATTCCAATGAAATTGTAATGACATGTTTATCTTTAAACTTTGATACAAAACTATTTACATATGCGCCATATAATTGAGATAAGTGGCGTGTAAACGCTTTATCTGTCGGCCATTGTTTAGTCGCACGAACAAGCAATTTACTTAATATTGAACGTGATGTCATGGTTTCATTATCTAATGGAGCCATAAACTTAAATGTTATTGTTGTGGTTTTAAATTTTGTTGTTGGCATTACTTTAATGTGCAAGTCATTTTTCTGTTTATCTATTTTCAAATTGTCATGCCTCACTTTCATAATTTTGTTTTTATATTCTATTTCTAACCGTTTTGAATTTAACTAAACTACTTTTGAAATAATTAAATGAATAAAATATTGGTTGGTCATCTTTATCATAATGAATTAATTTCAATAACATTAGTCCTTCATGTGGTGAAGCATCTAATACATCAGAAATATGTGGTTCATAGCTAATTGCTTCTATCTCTGTTTCAGCATAAGCTACTTTTTGAGAAGCATTTTGTTCAATAGCATTTAAAATAGATTCATCACTACTTTGATACTGGGCACACGTTAAAATACTGGTCGGTACTTTATCCAAACAATAGACCATGGGTATGCGGTCTGCCATTCTTATCCGTTCGATAATGGTCACATAAGCTTTTTCAGGAAGATTAAGCTTTTGAGAATCTAAAGATGTTGCTGGCTTTTCATCAAAACTAATAAACTCTGTACCTGCACTGTATCCCTGTTCTTCAATCATCTTACTAATACTTACAAGTTCACCTAAAGGATAAGAGAAGGGGTGCAGTGATTTCACACTAGCCCCTTCTTCCAAATTATTAGATAAAACTTGTTCTGTAATTAATTCATCAATAGCATCATATACATCATCTGTTTTAACATTTAATTTTCTAGCAATTGCTAAATGACTTGGTAATTGCTCACCATCATGCAAGTCGCCATTTTTGATTTGCTGAATCATCCATTCTTTTACTTTATAAACAGAAGTAAGTTCCATATTTACACCTCATCACTATCTAAATCTACTAATATTTGTCTAGGTTTGCTACCCTTTTGTGGACCTATTACTTGATTACGCTCTAAATCGTCCATTAAACGTGAAGCGCGATTATATCCAATTCTAAATTGTCTTTGCAGAAGAGACGTACTCGCTTTTTGTTGCTCTAGTACGAATAGATATGCTTCATCGTACAACGTATCTTCACTTTTCGTTTCTGATTTATCTACTGGAGCATCTGGTTCCATTTCTTTTACATAGTTCGCTTTTTGTTGTTCAACAACGTAATTCACTACATCCTGAACTTCATGATCACTTAAGAATGCACCTTGTACACGCGTTCTAGTAGAACCACCATTAGCAACGTATAGCATATCCCCTTTACCTAGTAACTTATCAGCACCACCACTATCAATAATTGTTCTAGAATCAGTTTGTGAACTAACGGCAAAAGCAATTCGCGTAGGAATATTATTTTTAATTAATCCGGTAATAACATCTACTGAAGGTCGTTGTGTTGCAATAATAAGGTGTATCCCTGCAGCACGTGCCATTTGTGTAATACGTTGGATCGCATTTTCTACTTCTTTACCTGCGACCATCATTAAGTCGGCTAACTCATCCACAATAACAACAATATAAGGTAATTCAGATTGTTTTTCTTCTAGTTCCTCATTTTGTCGTCTAATCATTTCATTGTAGCCTTCTATATTTTTAGTTGAAGAATGTTGGAATAAATCATAACGTCTTTCCATCTCGGCTACAACTTTTTCTAAGGCTTGCGATGCTTTGTGGGGATTTGTCACTACTGGTATTAATAGGTGCGGTATCCCATTGTATACGTTTAATTCTACCATTTTTGGGTCTATTAACATAAGTTTTACTTCATGTGGTTTAGCATTCAGTAATATACTTGTGATAATACCATTAATACAAACTGACTTACCACTACCAGTAGAACCCGCTACCAGTAAATGAGGCATTTTATTTAATTCAACTGTAATTGGATCACCTGAAATGTCTCTACCTAACCCTACTTCTAATTTGTTTTTAGCTGGGAATTTTTCTTCCAATACTTCTTTTAAAGATACCAGTGAAATTTTATCATTCGGCACCTCTATACCTACTGCTGAACGGCCAGGGATAGGTGCTTCAATACGTACATCTTTTGCTGCCAATGCTAAGGCAATATCATTATGTAGATTCACTATTTTACTTACTTTCACACCTTGTGCAGGCTGTATTTCATATTGTGTAACTGCTGGTCCAATCTTGATTTGAGTCACTCTTGCATCTACACCAAAGTTCTTTAAAGTCGTCTCAAGTAATTGACCTTTTCTTTGTACTTCAGCTTTAGATGTCGCTTGCTGTTTGGCCGGTTGATTCAATAATGTTAATGGAGGGATCGTATAAGCTTCATTTTCCACTTCTCCAGCTTCAGAAATAGAATTTTCTATTTCATTGTTGTTGCTATTTTCTTCTTCCTGAGCTTCAACATGTTCCTCTAATGTAATCTGTGATTCGTTTGCATTTTGTTGGGATGTCATTTGATTATTTTCTTCATTTTGATCGAACAGCCTTTTAGAACGTTTACCTTTTTGTGAACGTTTAAGCTGAGTAGTATCGTCTTCATTATCACTATGTCCATAAATTGGAATCGATGACTGTTGTTCATTAGTTATATTTGAGACTTCTGGTAAACTACTTACATCTTTAGGACTATCTTGTGTTGTTGCTTGGGATGTTTGTAAGTCTTTTTCAGCTTTTTTCTCAGCCTTTACACGTGCCTTTGCTTCTTGTTTAATTTTGTTATGCTTTCTTTTTTCCTTCAAATTCTCTGAAGCATCTTTACTTTTTGCTTTCATACTTTCAAATAGCACCTTAGAAACATCACGATGTTTTTGCTTAAGCAGTAATATGATACTTGAGGCAATTAATAACATTGTTATGATAATAATACCTACAATTGAAATTAACGGGATAAATAGAGTCAATAGGTAATATCCTATTAAGCCTCCACCAAAATTCGGAAAATGAGAATGTTCATATGATTTATAAACAAATGATAAAATAGGCTCTCTTTGTGCCTGTGCTTTATTTGTAAAATAAAACACGATCTGTGTTACAAATAATAAAGCAAATTGTAATGTAATCGCACCTATTGTACGTCTAGATTTAGGTAACGCTTTATAATATGTAATAAATACTGTTCCAATTGCTACTAGGATATAAGTTAAATAACGACTCATACCAAAAAGATAATTAAAGAAACTATCAATCATTTTTCCTATAATGCCCAGTTGAAATGCACCTAATACGATTAATACAAATATAACAATGGCTAATATATATCTTAATGGACTGTCACTTTGCTTCTTTTTTTGATTACTTGTTTTCTTTCTTGTATTTGTTGTTTTTCTTTTGGTTGCCGTTCTCTTTTTCGCCTGTGCCAACTTTCACACCTTCTTTTCAACTCTGATTTCTTTTTTATACTTAGAATTTGTCATTTAAATTCCTATGTAAATAATTTCTATTTTACCCTTCACTAAAAAATACATTTTCTTACATATAAGTAATATGGTATAAATAAAGTTTTATTACATTTATTATAATAACATAAAAGAGGCAAAGACTATGATCGCTTGGAGTGAATTTAAAGGTTGCATACTTGTCATATTTAAGCTATAACAATCAACTGCAATCTACATTTAAATATGTTTACTTAAGCGCTTGTCTTAACCTCTTTGTTTAGTAAGGACTTTATTAAATTTCAGAAATGACTGGAATTATCATCGGACGACGTTTCGTATTCTCAAATAGTAGTTTACTAATTTGATCACGCATACTTTGTTTGATTTCAGACCATTCAATTCGTTTTTCCTGTAATCCTAATTCTACTATTTCACGTACTTTTTCTTCAGCTTCGTTTAACAACGCTTCGCTTTCTCTTACATAAACGAATCCTCGTGATTGTATTTCAGGTCCTGCTGCAATACGTCTATTTTTGGGATCAAGTGTTACGACAGCAATGAAGATACCATCTTCAGCAAGTAAATGACGATCTCTTAATACGATATTACCTACATCACCTACACCGATACCATCTATAAGTACATTACCAGAGTTCACTTTTTCATTTAAAATCATTTCTTCACCATTGAAGTTAACGACATCGCCTTTTTCTACTAGGAATATTTTCTCAGGTTGAACCCCTGATTCATTCGCTAGTTTCGCATGGGCAATTTGCATTTTGAATTCACCATTTACCGGAATGAAATATTCTGGTTTCATGATATTAATCATCATCTTCAATTCTTCCATACAACCATGACTTGAAGTGTGAATCTTTTTACTGTTAGGTATAATTTCTGCACCAGCACGTACTAATTCATTTAGCGTATTACCTACAATGACTTCCATATTTGCAGAAGCAGTAATTGCTAAAAATACAGAATCACCTGGCTCAATATTCATAATTTTGTGTTTCTTTTGTGCCATTTGATGTAACGCTTCTACCGGTTCACCTTGCATACCTGTCGCAATGATAATAACTTCATTTTTAGGATAATTTTCAACTTCATTAATCGGTATTAATAAATCTTTAGGTATATCAAAATACCCCATTTTTCTAGCAATATTAAATGAACTTTCTAAAGAACGGCCTAAGAAAGATACTTTTCTATTTAATTTACTAGCTAGATTTAATACTTGTTGAATACGAATAAAGTTCGAAGCATAACAAGATACAATCAATCTGCCTTTAACTTTTGTAAATGCGTCTTTCATATGTGATTCAATGACATTTTCAGGCGTGTTGTAGCCTGGCTTTTCCGCTTCAGTTGAATCACTGATTAATGCAAATACACCATCTTGGCCAATTTCGGTCATTTTTTTCAAATCCGGTGCGTAATGGCCATGAAGACTTTGATCAAATTTAAACTCACCCGTATATACAATCGCACCATAAGATGTATGGATACAAACACCTAAACTATCAGGGATGCTATGGGTAGTATTGAAAAATGTTACATTAACTCCTTTAAAACGCATCACTGATTCATTATTTACAGTGTAGTATCTAACTTTCTTGTTTACATTACGTGCTTTCATATTTTCTTTAACTAAGCCTATAGTTAATTTAGAACCATACACAGGTGCATCGACTTGTTCTAACACATATGTAACAGCGCCTATTGCATGTTCATGTCCATGTGTTAAAAAGATTCCTTTTAACTTTTCTTTATTCTCAATGACATATTGAATGTCAGGGATAACGATATCTACGCCAAGCATTTCATCTTCAGGAAACATCAATCCTGCATCTAACATAAACATTTCATCGTCTACTTCGACGATATACATATTTTTCGCAATTTCTCCGACGCCGCCAAGAGGAATAATACGAATATCTTTATTCTTTTTCTTAATTAAACTCAAAATGTTACCTCCTATTTAAATTACCCGTCCATATATAAACTCATAGTTTATTATAAGTTAAAATAGGCTTTATGTACACTATTAAAGTAATAACTATAAATAGTTTAGGGATCTAATCCGTGCATAAACTTCTATTTTAAATAATATAAACATTAGACGTTTTATTTATATTGTTTAGTTTTTATGTATATATTGTATTAATAATTTATTATGCAATAACTCAAAAAAAGACATTTTGTTTACATATCATAAATTTTTAATACAAAAAAAGAAACTAGTGCTTATGATTTAGAAATTTCTAACGATAGAATGAATAATATTCTATCGCAATGAAGTTTCTAATCATTTACCAGTTTCTACTATAATTTAATATTTTTCAATCAAGTTATTCTGAAAGTAATGCTTTATGTGATGCATTTACGCGACCTTGCTTATCAATTTCAGTTACTTTTATTTTAAATGTGTCTCCCACTTTCAACACATCTTCAACTTTTTCGATACGTTCGTTGGCAATTTGTGAAATATGAACAAGTGCATCTTTACCTGGGAATAATTCAACAAATGCACCATATTTTTCAATACGTTTAACTTTGCCTTCATATACTTGTCCTACTTCTGCTTCACGAGTGATATCTTCAATAATACTACGTGCTTTAGCTATAGCATCTTTATCAACCGCACCAATAACAATCGTTCCATCTTGTTCAATATCAAGTTTAACTCCAGTTTGATCGATGATTTCATTAATCTTCTTACCGCCTGGACCAATAACATCTCTAATCTTCTCTGGCTTAATTGACATTGTAACAACTTTCGGTGCAAACATACTTAGTTCATTACGTGGTAGATCAATTGTTTGTAACATGTGATCTAATATTGCTAAACGTCCTTCACGTGCTTGTTCTAACGCCTCTTGAATAATCTCTTTTGTCAGACCATCAATCTTGATATCCATTTGTATCGCAGTAATACCTTCAGCAGTACCTGCAACTTTGAAATCCATGTCGCCTAATGCATCTTCCATACCTTGGATATCCGTTAAGATAGTATAACTATCATCACGTGTAACTAATCCCATTGCAATACCAGCTACAGGTGCTTTAATCGGTACACCCGCATCCATTAGTGCAAGTGTTGAACCACAAATAGAAGCCTGTGAAGACGAACCATTAGATTCTAATACCTCACTTACAATTCTCACTGTATATGGGAAATCTTTTGTATCAGGGATAACATGACTTAACGCGCGTTCACCTAGTGCACCATGTCCAATTTCACGACGTCCTGGAGAACGTACGGGACCAGTTTCACCAACTGAGTAGTTAGGGAAGTTGTAGTGGTGCATGAAGCGTTTCTGCTCTTCTTCACCTAGTCCATCAAGGATTTGATACTCGCTTAATGATCCTAATGTTAATACTGAAAGTGCTTGTGTTTGACCTCTAGTAAATAAACCAGAACCATGTGTTCTTGGTAACACTCCAACTTCTGATTCTAACGGACGAATTTCATCTGTTTTACGACCATCTGGTCTAATTTTTTCTTCCGCAATTAATCTTCTTACTTCTTCTTTAACTAAGTCATTTAAAATAGCATAAACATCTTTAATCAATGCAGCATTATCTTCGTCTGTTTCATCAACAAATGCTGACGCCACTTTTTCTTTTAATGCTTCAAGATTAATATCGCGTTGTTGTTTATCAAATGTTAATACTGTTTCTTTTAAACCATTATCTTGCGTTAATTGTTTCACTTTTTCTACGAGTGCTTCATCTTTTTCAACTGGAACAAATTCTTTTTTAACTGGCTGAATATGATCCACAATTTCTTGTTGGAATTCGACCAAACGTTGAATTTCATTATGACCAAAGAAGATAGCTTCAAGCATTTCAGTTTCAGTAATTTCACTGGCACCAGCTTCCACCATGTTCACTGCATCTTTATGACCAGCTACTTCAAGATCTAAACGGGAAACTTCTTTTTGTGCCACTGTAGGATTAATAACGTATTCTCCATCGATATAACCCACATTCACTCCAGCAATAGGACCTTGGAACGGGATATCTGAAACACTTAGTGCCATTGATGAGCCAATCATTGCAGCCATTTCTGGCGAACAGTCTGGATCTGCGCTTAATACTGTATTCATGATTTGCACGTCGTATTTGTAACCTTTAGGGAATAGTGGACGAATAGGTCTATCGATAAGACGCGCAGTTAACGTTGCTTCATCACTTGGTCTACCTTCACGTTTTTTAAACCCTCCAGGAATTTTACCTGCAGCATACATTTTTTCTTCATAATTTACCATTAATGGGAAAAAGTCACCATCACGTGGTTCCTTTGAAGCAACAGCTGTAGATAATACTACTGTGTCACCATAACGAACTAAAACAGCACCGTTAGCTTGTTTAGCAAGTTGTCCTGTTTCAATCGTTAATGATCTATTTGCCCATTCAGTTTTAAAAACTTTTTTCTCTTGAGACATTACGAATCTCCTCTCATATATCTAATAGTACTATCATATCATTTCTAAGAAATTTTTTATATTAGTATTTATTTTTTAAAATACGCTTTATAAATTATTAAAAAAGGGAAAGGACCCTTAAGGTTCTTTCCCTATCAATATACGTCAAAAGATTAACGACGAATACCTAATGATTTAATTAATTCACGGTAACGTTGAATATCTTTGTTACGTAAATAGTTAAGTAAGTGTCTACGACGACCTACCATTTTTAATAAGCCACGACGTGAATGGTGGTCTTTTTTGTGAGTACGTAAGTGTTCGTTTAATGTAGTGATTTCCGCTGTTAACACTGCGATTTGTACTTCTGGTGAACCAGTATCTGCTTCGTGTGTGCGGTATTCTTTAATTAGTTCATTTTTGCGTTCTTGTGAAATTGCCATTGTCAATTTCCTCCTTTAAATTTGATGCGCCTTTATCCGAGCAAACCGTCGGAGACTCGAACTGCCAAGGTAAAGGTGCTTAAATGTGTAATACACATTCGACTTAAATATTATATGATATTTCATCACCAAAATCAACCGCTAATAAATATTTAGCCTTTTCTTTATCCTTATTCATCTGTTCTACCAAAGGATCAATACCATCAAATTTAATTTCTGGACGTAAATAATGATGCCAATAAACTGTAACACGTTCTCCATATATATTTTCATTAAAATCAAACAGATTCACTTCAATGACTACTTGCGCTTTTGAAGGATCATGAAATGTTGGTTTAACACCTACATTGGCAACGCCGCGGTAAATCTTATCATCTGTCCCCATTTCCATACTGACAGCATACACACCATTTTTAGGTAGTACATAATCATCACTAGGTTGTACATTAGCTGTTGGAAAGCCTATTGTGCGCCCTCTCTTTTCACCTTGAACAACTGTGCCTTTAATACGAAAACGATACCCTAACTCTTCATTAGCCTTTTGCAGGTTACCTGTTTTAAGTGCTCTTCTAATTTCAGTAGTAGATATCTTTTCTGATTCAATTTCTTGCTTACTTACCGTTGTAGTATTAAATTCATCCATTTCATTTAAAATCATCATATTTCCTTTACCGTATTTACCAAAAGTAAAATCAAATCCAGCAATCACTTCTTTAACATGATTTTTAATTATATATTCTTGAATAAATTCTTCTGCATCTACACCAGCAAACTTGGAAGAAAAATTGATAACAATACAATAATCAATACCGTATGATTCTAATATTTCCACTTTGTCCTGTATCGGTGTTAAATAATCTGTACGTTTTAGTTCAGGATTTAATACAACTGATGGATGTGGGTCAAAAGTCATAACCGCTTTTTTTAAATTTGCTGCTTTAGCTTTTTCGTCTAAAGTTTCAAATACTTTTGCATGACCTTTGTGCATACCATCAAAAAATCCAAAAGCCATAGCAACGTTTTCTGTAATATATTGATCTTCTTGAATTGGATGAGCTACTTCAATCACTTTCATGCGTATTTCTCCTTTAGTTAAATACCTTTTTAGGTTTAATTTCATCTATCTTGTCTGGATGAGGCTCATAAATTGCTAACACTTTTTCACTCTCATCATCTACCATGACAACTTGAGTTTGAATTGCAGCATTAAACTCACTTTTATAAAACTTTTGTCCATTCAAAATCTTAGCTTTTATCGTCTTATCAGTTATCATTATTTGCGGTAAACCTTTCAACCCATATTCTATCGGAAATAATTTTCTTTGTAACGCTTCATGCTCATGTAATTCTGCAATATCGCTTAAACTATAACTGTGATTTAAATCAAATCCACCACTTTGTGTTCTTGTAAGTTTAGACATGTGTGCAGGTAAATTTAAAGCTTTTCCAATATCTGTTGCCAGTGTTCGAATATAAGTCCCTTTTCCACATTCTACTGTTATATCAAACTGACAAATATCATTGTCAAAATGAAGGTCAGAGATACGCTTAATGTTTATAATGTTCACCTGCCGTTCTGGTCGCTCTACTGTTTCATTATTTCTTGCATATTCATATAACTTTCTTCCATTAACTTTTACTGATGAATACATTGGTGGAATTTGTGTGATTATACCTTCAAATTGTTTTAAAACTTCATCAATTGCTTCAGGAGATACCTCACTTTCAGAAACAGCTTTTTGTTCTAAGGTATCCCCCGTTTGATCTTCTGTTGTAGTACTTATACCAAGTGTTACAGTTGCTTCGTAAGATTTACCCATTTCCATAATATAGTCACTAACCTTCGTAGCACTACCTATACAGATAGGGAGCACACCTGAAACTTCTGGATCTAAGGTTCCAGTGTGTCCAACTTTTTTAGTTTTTAAAATTTTCCTTAATTTAAATACTACATCATGACTCGTTAAACCACGCTCTTTATATACAGGTAAAATACCGTTATACATCCTTTTACGCCACCTTCAAAATCTCTTTTTATACTTTAACTTCATCTTAACATGACTTACACACGTTGAGTTATGTAAAAAAAACTGAAACAGAAAATCTTGTTAGATTTTGTTCCAGCTTAATCATTATATTAATCTTTCTTATGCAAGTCTTGGATCATTCTTTCTATTTTGTTACCGTAGTCGATAGATTCATCATATTCAAAATTCAAATCAGGTACGATACGCAGTCTCATTCTAGAACCAAGTTCAGACTTAATAAACCCTTTAGCTTTTTCTAAACCTTTAAAAGTATCTTCTTTTTGTTTTTTATTTCCTAATACTGTTAAGAATACCGTTGCGATAGATAAGTCATTCGTTAATTGAACATCTGTAATTGTTAAAAATCCAATTCTAGGATCTTTTACCTTATTATTAGCGATATCCATAATTTCTTGTTTCATCTGCTCGCCAACACGCTCC
It encodes the following:
- a CDS encoding GntR family transcriptional regulator; the protein is MELTSVYKVKEWMIQQIKNGDLHDGEQLPSHLAIARKLNVKTDDVYDAIDELITEQVLSNNLEEGASVKSLHPFSYPLGELVSISKMIEEQGYSAGTEFISFDEKPATSLDSQKLNLPEKAYVTIIERIRMADRIPMVYCLDKVPTSILTCAQYQSSDESILNAIEQNASQKVAYAETEIEAISYEPHISDVLDASPHEGLMLLKLIHYDKDDQPIFYSFNYFKSSLVKFKTVRNRI
- the rnjB gene encoding ribonuclease J2; its protein translation is MSLIKKKNKDIRIIPLGGVGEIAKNMYIVEVDDEMFMLDAGLMFPEDEMLGVDIVIPDIQYVIENKEKLKGIFLTHGHEHAIGAVTYVLEQVDAPVYGSKLTIGLVKENMKARNVNKKVRYYTVNNESVMRFKGVNVTFFNTTHSIPDSLGVCIHTSYGAIVYTGEFKFDQSLHGHYAPDLKKMTEIGQDGVFALISDSTEAEKPGYNTPENVIESHMKDAFTKVKGRLIVSCYASNFIRIQQVLNLASKLNRKVSFLGRSLESSFNIARKMGYFDIPKDLLIPINEVENYPKNEVIIIATGMQGEPVEALHQMAQKKHKIMNIEPGDSVFLAITASANMEVIVGNTLNELVRAGAEIIPNSKKIHTSSHGCMEELKMMINIMKPEYFIPVNGEFKMQIAHAKLANESGVQPEKIFLVEKGDVVNFNGEEMILNEKVNSGNVLIDGIGVGDVGNIVLRDRHLLAEDGIFIAVVTLDPKNRRIAAGPEIQSRGFVYVRESEALLNEAEEKVREIVELGLQEKRIEWSEIKQSMRDQISKLLFENTKRRPMIIPVISEI
- the pnp gene encoding polyribonucleotide nucleotidyltransferase; translated protein: MSQEKKVFKTEWANRSLTIETGQLAKQANGAVLVRYGDTVVLSTAVASKEPRDGDFFPLMVNYEEKMYAAGKIPGGFKKREGRPSDEATLTARLIDRPIRPLFPKGYKYDVQIMNTVLSADPDCSPEMAAMIGSSMALSVSDIPFQGPIAGVNVGYIDGEYVINPTVAQKEVSRLDLEVAGHKDAVNMVEAGASEITETEMLEAIFFGHNEIQRLVEFQQEIVDHIQPVKKEFVPVEKDEALVEKVKQLTQDNGLKETVLTFDKQQRDINLEALKEKVASAFVDETDEDNAALIKDVYAILNDLVKEEVRRLIAEEKIRPDGRKTDEIRPLESEVGVLPRTHGSGLFTRGQTQALSVLTLGSLSEYQILDGLGEEEQKRFMHHYNFPNYSVGETGPVRSPGRREIGHGALGERALSHVIPDTKDFPYTVRIVSEVLESNGSSSQASICGSTLALMDAGVPIKAPVAGIAMGLVTRDDSYTILTDIQGMEDALGDMDFKVAGTAEGITAIQMDIKIDGLTKEIIQEALEQAREGRLAILDHMLQTIDLPRNELSMFAPKVVTMSIKPEKIRDVIGPGGKKINEIIDQTGVKLDIEQDGTIVIGAVDKDAIAKARSIIEDITREAEVGQVYEGKVKRIEKYGAFVELFPGKDALVHISQIANERIEKVEDVLKVGDTFKIKVTEIDKQGRVNASHKALLSE
- the rpsO gene encoding 30S ribosomal protein S15; this translates as MAISQERKNELIKEYRTHEADTGSPEVQIAVLTAEITTLNEHLRTHKKDHHSRRGLLKMVGRRRHLLNYLRNKDIQRYRELIKSLGIRR
- a CDS encoding bifunctional riboflavin kinase/FAD synthetase — protein: MKVIEVAHPIQEDQYITENVAMAFGFFDGMHKGHAKVFETLDEKAKAANLKKAVMTFDPHPSVVLNPELKRTDYLTPIQDKVEILESYGIDYCIVINFSSKFAGVDAEEFIQEYIIKNHVKEVIAGFDFTFGKYGKGNMMILNEMDEFNTTTVSKQEIESEKISTTEIRRALKTGNLQKANEELGYRFRIKGTVVQGEKRGRTIGFPTANVQPSDDYVLPKNGVYAVSMEMGTDDKIYRGVANVGVKPTFHDPSKAQVVIEVNLFDFNENIYGERVTVYWHHYLRPEIKFDGIDPLVEQMNKDKEKAKYLLAVDFGDEISYNI
- the truB gene encoding tRNA pseudouridine(55) synthase TruB; the protein is MYNGILPVYKERGLTSHDVVFKLRKILKTKKVGHTGTLDPEVSGVLPICIGSATKVSDYIMEMGKSYEATVTLGISTTTEDQTGDTLEQKAVSESEVSPEAIDEVLKQFEGIITQIPPMYSSVKVNGRKLYEYARNNETVERPERQVNIINIKRISDLHFDNDICQFDITVECGKGTYIRTLATDIGKALNLPAHMSKLTRTQSGGFDLNHSYSLSDIAELHEHEALQRKLFPIEYGLKGLPQIMITDKTIKAKILNGQKFYKSEFNAAIQTQVVMVDDESEKVLAIYEPHPDKIDEIKPKKVFN
- the rbfA gene encoding 30S ribosome-binding factor RbfA, coding for MNMRAERVGEQMKQEIMDIANNKVKDPRIGFLTITDVQLTNDLSIATVFLTVLGNKKQKEDTFKGLEKAKGFIKSELGSRMRLRIVPDLNFEYDESIDYGNKIERMIQDLHKKD